The DNA segment ATGTTCTTTTATAATAATAGGTATATTCCACCCTATTGTGATTAAAACAGAATATTATACCGGAACACGCTTTTGGTGGGTTTTTCTGGTATTAGGTATTGCAACTATAATAATAGCATTGTTTATAGCTGAAACTATATTATCTTCTATACTTGGAGTATTAGGAGCTACGATGTTATGGACAATTAAAGAGCTATTTGAACAACGTGAAAGAGTTAAAAAAGGTTGGTTCCCCAAAAATCCGAAACGTGAAAAAGAATATTAACAATGAAAACAGTTCTTATTCTTGTTGGCAAAACAATAAACAAACATTTTATTGCTAATATAGACGACTACGTTTCACGTATAAGCCACTATATGCCATTTGAGGTTGTTACAATTCCAGAAATTAAAAACTCAAAAAATCTCACAGAACAACAGCAAAAAGAGAATGAGGGTTCACTGATATTAAACAAAATACAACAATCAGATTATGTTGTATTATTAGATGAGCATGGTGATGAGTTAAGAAGCTTAAATTTTGCAAATTGGCTTCAGAAAAAACAATCCATAGTCCGTAGGTTAGTATTCATCATTGGTG comes from the Xylanibacter oryzae DSM 17970 genome and includes:
- the rlmH gene encoding 23S rRNA (pseudouridine(1915)-N(3))-methyltransferase RlmH → MKTVLILVGKTINKHFIANIDDYVSRISHYMPFEVVTIPEIKNSKNLTEQQQKENEGSLILNKIQQSDYVVLLDEHGDELRSLNFANWLQKKQSIVRRLVFIIGGPYGFSSDMYARANEKLSLSKMTFSHQMVRLIFIEQLYRACTIIKGEPYHHE
- a CDS encoding DUF4491 family protein; this translates as MIHITGILIAICSFIIIGIFHPIVIKTEYYTGTRFWWVFLVLGIATIIIALFIAETILSSILGVLGATMLWTIKELFEQRERVKKGWFPKNPKREKEY